In one Vulgatibacter incomptus genomic region, the following are encoded:
- a CDS encoding ABC transporter ATP-binding protein translates to MFRHLRDTFAQAPRTLALVWSASRRLTLVLGSVTVAASLLPLLVAYVGKRIIDAVVAASPAEALRWVLLELAVIAVQALAQRGLSLLRSILGARLSLDVNLRILEKAQTLELRHFEDPTFYDQLTKARREASSRPISVVTELFQLFQNTLTLAGYAVLLLQFSGLAVLGLLIATVPATVAEMRFSGLAFRLRNWRAPEGRKLNYLEHVLANDGHAKEVQLFGLGPLFLSRYRQLGETLYREDTALARRRAGWAYVLSLLGTGAFYACYAILALSAAKGAITLGELTLYVVAFRQGQQAFQSILTAVGGMYEDNLYMSNLFQFLAIPTRRAESPKSLQARAELGIRFDDVGFRYPGQERFALRHIDLFIPAGQSLALVGENGAGKTTFIKLLSRLYEPTEGRILLDGKPLDAWEPGALRNRIGVIFQDFNRYQLTVRENVGMGSVDHLREDLRIERAIERGGASDVISAFEGGLETQLGRWFHSGAELSGGQWQKLALARAFMREEADILILDEPTAALDARAEAAVFERFRALAEGRTTIVISHRFPTVRAADRIVVIEDGRIVEQGSHDELVAADTRYARLFELQASGYR, encoded by the coding sequence ATGTTCCGCCATCTCCGCGACACCTTCGCCCAGGCGCCCCGCACCCTGGCGCTCGTCTGGTCGGCCTCCCGCCGGCTCACCCTCGTCCTGGGCAGCGTCACCGTGGCGGCCTCGCTCCTGCCGCTGCTCGTCGCCTACGTCGGCAAGCGGATCATCGACGCCGTCGTGGCCGCGTCCCCCGCGGAGGCGCTGCGCTGGGTCCTCCTCGAGCTCGCGGTGATCGCCGTCCAGGCCCTGGCGCAGCGGGGCCTCTCCCTCCTGCGCTCCATCCTCGGCGCCCGGCTCTCCCTCGACGTCAACCTGCGGATCCTCGAGAAGGCCCAGACCCTCGAGCTGCGCCACTTCGAGGATCCCACCTTCTACGACCAGCTCACCAAGGCGCGCCGCGAGGCATCGTCCCGCCCGATCTCGGTGGTGACGGAGCTCTTCCAGCTCTTCCAGAACACCCTCACCCTCGCGGGCTACGCCGTCCTCCTCCTGCAGTTCAGCGGGCTCGCCGTGCTGGGCCTGCTCATCGCCACCGTCCCCGCCACGGTCGCGGAGATGCGCTTCTCCGGCCTCGCCTTCCGCCTGCGCAACTGGCGCGCGCCGGAGGGGAGGAAGCTGAACTACCTCGAGCACGTCCTCGCGAACGACGGACACGCCAAGGAGGTCCAGCTCTTCGGCCTTGGGCCCCTCTTCCTCTCGCGCTACCGCCAGCTCGGAGAGACGCTCTACCGCGAGGACACCGCCCTCGCCCGGCGCCGCGCAGGATGGGCCTACGTGCTCTCGCTGCTCGGGACCGGCGCCTTCTACGCCTGCTACGCGATCCTCGCCCTCTCCGCCGCGAAGGGCGCCATCACCCTGGGTGAGTTGACCTTATACGTAGTCGCCTTTCGCCAGGGGCAGCAGGCCTTCCAGTCCATCCTCACCGCCGTGGGCGGCATGTACGAGGACAACCTCTACATGTCGAACCTCTTCCAGTTCCTGGCGATCCCCACTCGCCGGGCCGAATCCCCGAAATCACTCCAGGCGAGGGCCGAGCTCGGGATCCGCTTCGATGACGTCGGCTTTCGCTACCCCGGCCAGGAGCGCTTCGCCCTGCGCCACATCGACCTCTTCATCCCAGCCGGCCAGAGCCTCGCCCTCGTGGGCGAGAACGGCGCCGGCAAGACCACGTTCATCAAGCTGCTCTCGCGGCTCTACGAGCCCACCGAGGGGCGGATCCTCCTCGACGGCAAGCCCCTCGACGCCTGGGAGCCCGGGGCCCTGCGCAACCGCATCGGCGTGATCTTCCAGGACTTCAACCGTTACCAGCTCACTGTCCGGGAGAACGTCGGCATGGGGAGCGTCGACCACCTCCGCGAGGACCTGCGCATCGAGCGCGCCATCGAGAGGGGCGGCGCGTCCGACGTCATCTCCGCCTTCGAGGGCGGCCTCGAGACCCAGCTCGGCCGCTGGTTCCACTCCGGCGCCGAGCTCTCCGGCGGCCAGTGGCAGAAGCTCGCTCTCGCCCGCGCCTTCATGCGCGAGGAGGCCGACATCCTCATCCTCGACGAGCCCACCGCCGCCTTGGACGCCCGCGCCGAGGCCGCCGTCTTCGAGCGCTTCCGCGCCCTCGCAGAGGGCCGCACCACCATCGTGATCTCCCACCGCTTCCCTACCGTCCGAGCCGCCGACCGCATCGTCGTCATCGAGGACGGCCGGATCGTCGAGCAGGGCTCCCACGACGAGCTCGTCGCCGCAGACACCCGCTACGCCCGCCTCTTCGAGCTCCAGGCCTCCGGTTACCGCTGA
- a CDS encoding DEAD/DEAH box helicase — protein MKFTDLDIHPSFLQALASRGFEESTPVQAAVLSPEYAERDLLVSSRTGSGKTVAFGLAIGRGLLGDAPHLPPVDQPLALVVAPTRELALQVQRELQWLYGPAGGRVASCVGGMDIRREQRALQDGAHFVVGTPGRLCDHLERKTLDLSGLHAVILDEADEMLDMGFREELERILQDAPTERRTLLFSATLPKEIDQLARRYQRDAARIAATSPEAAHQDIEYRAHLVAAREIELGVVNTIRFHDSARTLVFCATRDGASRLSASLTERGFEAVALSGELSQAERTRALKALRDGRAKVLVATDVAARGLDLPEIGLVIHADLPIDASVMQHRSGRTGRAGRKGVSVVLSPVGKRRIAERLLRMAKVAPDWTPIPSNEEIRALDQERLLREIGSLTQELSPEDLEVAKRLIEERSAEELVAGLVKVHRARRPAPEEMPQTLSTLDRESAFQRGRSERGSRATAPRGGSFGEESTPFGTRGPRQRPSFGGPDDDGVWFRLNVGRVANADPRWLVPIICRRGNVTKSEIGRIQILDRETRFQISAGAAAGFQEAASVPDKKDPSIRIMPMGAGEQRPSRPPSFDRSVEGERPAERMSAEAPVVENAAAEGETPVRASEKSFEADSARPYRPARKSFDSNGERPYRPAQKSFDSNGERPFRPARKSFEADGARPYRPAQKSFDSNGERPFRPARKSFETDGAGPYRPAPKSFDSNGERPYRPAQKSFDSNGERPFRPARKSFEADGARPYRPAQKSFDSNGERPYRPAQKSFDSNGERPFRPAQKSFDSNGERPFRPARKSFDTNGERPYRPAAKTFAPAGDRPARKSYGEGGDRPFRPAGKTFPGAGGRPFEKSYGYSARPKGPKKRS, from the coding sequence ATGAAGTTCACCGACCTCGACATCCATCCTTCGTTTCTCCAAGCCCTAGCCTCCCGTGGATTCGAGGAATCGACCCCCGTACAGGCGGCCGTGCTCTCGCCGGAATACGCGGAGCGCGACCTCCTGGTCTCTTCGCGGACCGGCTCCGGCAAGACCGTGGCCTTCGGCCTCGCGATCGGCCGCGGCCTCCTCGGCGACGCGCCGCACCTTCCGCCCGTGGACCAGCCGCTCGCGCTGGTGGTGGCCCCGACCCGCGAGCTGGCCCTCCAGGTGCAGCGCGAGCTGCAGTGGCTCTACGGCCCGGCGGGCGGCCGCGTGGCCTCCTGCGTCGGCGGCATGGACATCCGCCGCGAGCAGCGCGCGCTGCAGGACGGCGCGCATTTCGTGGTGGGCACGCCCGGGCGCCTATGCGATCACCTCGAGCGCAAGACGCTGGACCTCTCCGGCCTGCACGCGGTGATCCTCGACGAAGCCGACGAGATGCTCGACATGGGCTTCCGCGAGGAGCTCGAGCGCATCCTCCAGGACGCGCCCACCGAGCGGCGCACCCTCCTCTTCTCGGCCACGCTGCCGAAGGAGATCGACCAGCTGGCGCGGCGCTACCAGCGCGACGCGGCGCGGATCGCGGCGACCTCGCCGGAGGCCGCCCACCAGGACATCGAGTACCGCGCGCACCTCGTGGCGGCCCGCGAGATCGAGCTCGGGGTGGTGAACACCATTCGCTTCCACGACTCGGCTCGGACGCTGGTCTTCTGCGCCACGCGCGACGGCGCGAGCCGCCTCTCCGCGAGCCTCACCGAGCGCGGCTTCGAGGCGGTGGCGCTCTCCGGCGAGCTCTCCCAGGCGGAGCGGACGCGGGCGCTGAAGGCGCTGCGCGACGGCCGGGCGAAGGTGCTGGTGGCGACGGACGTGGCGGCGCGCGGCCTCGACCTCCCCGAGATCGGCCTGGTGATCCACGCGGATCTGCCGATCGACGCCTCCGTGATGCAGCACCGGAGCGGCCGCACGGGCCGCGCCGGCCGCAAGGGCGTGAGCGTGGTGCTGTCGCCCGTGGGCAAGCGGCGGATCGCGGAGCGCCTCCTCCGGATGGCGAAGGTCGCGCCCGATTGGACGCCGATCCCTTCGAACGAGGAGATCCGCGCCCTCGACCAGGAGCGGCTGCTGCGCGAGATCGGCTCGCTCACCCAGGAGCTCTCGCCCGAGGATCTCGAGGTGGCCAAGCGCCTCATCGAAGAGCGAAGCGCCGAGGAGCTCGTGGCGGGCCTGGTGAAGGTCCACCGCGCGCGGCGCCCGGCGCCCGAGGAGATGCCGCAGACCCTGTCGACCCTCGATCGCGAGTCTGCCTTCCAGCGCGGGCGCAGCGAGAGAGGCTCCCGGGCCACCGCGCCCCGCGGCGGATCCTTCGGCGAAGAGTCGACTCCCTTCGGAACCCGGGGTCCGCGGCAGCGGCCTTCCTTCGGCGGTCCTGACGACGACGGCGTGTGGTTCCGCCTCAACGTGGGACGCGTCGCCAACGCGGATCCGCGCTGGCTCGTGCCGATCATCTGTCGCCGCGGCAACGTGACGAAGAGCGAGATCGGGCGGATCCAGATCCTCGATCGCGAGACCCGCTTCCAGATCTCGGCCGGGGCCGCCGCCGGCTTCCAGGAAGCCGCGAGCGTGCCCGACAAGAAGGATCCCTCGATCCGGATCATGCCGATGGGTGCCGGCGAGCAGCGCCCCTCGCGCCCGCCGAGCTTCGACCGCAGCGTCGAGGGCGAGAGGCCCGCGGAGCGCATGAGCGCGGAGGCTCCGGTCGTCGAGAACGCAGCGGCGGAGGGCGAGACCCCCGTCCGCGCGAGCGAGAAGAGCTTCGAGGCCGACAGTGCGCGGCCCTACCGTCCGGCTCGGAAGAGCTTCGACTCGAACGGCGAGCGCCCCTACCGCCCGGCGCAGAAGAGCTTCGACTCGAACGGCGAGCGGCCTTTCCGCCCGGCCCGGAAGAGCTTCGAGGCCGACGGCGCGCGGCCTTACCGTCCGGCGCAGAAGAGCTTCGACTCGAACGGCGAGCGGCCTTTCCGCCCGGCCCGAAAGAGCTTCGAGACCGACGGTGCGGGGCCTTACCGCCCGGCGCCGAAGAGCTTCGACTCGAACGGCGAGCGGCCTTACCGTCCGGCGCAGAAGAGCTTCGACTCGAACGGCGAGCGGCCTTTCCGCCCGGCCCGGAAGAGCTTCGAGGCCGACGGCGCGCGGCCCTACCGTCCGGCGCAGAAGAGCTTCGACTCGAACGGCGAGCGGCCCTACCGTCCGGCGCAGAAGAGCTTCGACTCGAACGGCGAGCGGCCCTTCCGTCCGGCGCAAAAGAGCTTCGACTCGAACGGCGAGCGGCCGTTCCGCCCGGCCCGGAAGAGCTTCGACACCAATGGCGAGCGTCCCTACCGCCCGGCAGCGAAGACGTTCGCCCCGGCCGGCGATCGCCCTGCCCGAAAGAGCTACGGCGAAGGCGGCGATCGCCCCTTCCGCCCTGCGGGAAAGACCTTCCCCGGAGCCGGTGGTCGGCCCTTCGAGAAGAGCTACGGCTATTCCGCGAGGCCCAAGGGTCCCAAGAAGCGGAGCTGA